The genomic window AGAATCTCAAGCACGTTGAACGGAGAGGAACATTTGTGCCAAAGTCTTGTAGACCGTGTTCTCTCAGTTCGGACGAAAACCAACACATTTTCACCCCAGAAAGAAAACCTTCCCTCTGTGGTGCGGAcaccaaagaagaagagaagtctgTTATTTGACGATTGCTCTGTTGATGCACCAGTTTTGATCAGCTTAGTGCAGGTCGAAAGATTTAACCCAGACTTGATTTTTTTAACTCTGCAGATTCACTTCCAAAACTTCTATACTCACTGGGCATCTCACCATCTCGATCATGTCCAGAAGAGACACTATTCACAGTACTTGTGACAGTAAGCGTCCATCAGTAGTTCACAGTACTTGTGACAGTAAGCGTCCATCAGTAGTTCACAGTAGGGTTTCGATAGGCAGTAACGCGGACAACTTACGGTAAGCATTTCGCTAAAGTGGTTGGATTCTAAAATATAAGCTAATGAGTACCAGAGTTTGCATGGTTTCTCTTCGTATCATATGTCGTACACTGCATCATCTATTAAATCATGTTATCGcttgtcatcatcttcataatctgTGATTCTGTGATGTCATATCATACAGTATATGATATGTGACGTCATATCATGCCACATCAATCATATATATCACATCAAATTTAGAATTACAACATCATATATGTCACATTATATAAATTTATTATATTGCGTTATAAACATATACATCAACatattgagatatatatatatatatatgtgtgtgtgtgtgtctatatatatatatatatatatatatatatatatacttttgatttcttttattcattaatacatcataaatatatataggtatgtatgtatgtatgtacacacacatgcatacacgcacgcgcgcgcgcgcgcacacacacacacacacacatatatatatatatatgtgtgtgtgtgtgcgtgtatgtatgtacacacacacacacacacacacacacacacacatatatatatatatatataatgtgtgtgtacgtacatacacacacacacacaacacacacataatatgtgtgtgcagtgtgtgtgtatacatatatatatatatatatatatatatgtgtgtgtgtgtgtgtgtgtgtgtgtgtgtatcagtcatcATTTAAGACTGTACCATGCCATATCATAATTATGCTATATTTCAAATCAGATCATAATGTATCATATGCAATATCATTTATCACCACAGTCTATCATAATGATAAGGTACTTATCATAATGATTCGCCAAATTTCACGTGGACCACTGCAAGCCTGATGATCAGTACACTGTgccaaacagctgtcgcttggTTTGCGACCCAACCTCCCGTTGTGTTGGAGTGAATGGCTAACGCTAGTAGCAATGAGACATTCTTCAACTCATCCgctctctcctcacccctacaCCTACCCCAGGCCACTGCCAAGCGCAAATCAGTGTTTAATGTTGAATTGATTGAAAAGTTTAGCCAAGGCTGTGTTTTGACGCTTTTTCTCAATTCTTTTGTGGTGAACGAAGACATCTGGAATTGGATTCATTGCTATTCACACTATCATAGCATGCCAGGCATCATTCAATGGGGGCCCTTCAGGCTTGTGGTTCGGCGTCCAGTTTTTCTTTGGGATTCACTATCACAAGTcccttctatctgtctttctgtgtatctgtctgtctacctacctatctatctatctatctatcatacatacataaatattggtaacatctctcccctccctccgccccccactctACTCCCACCCCTAGCGGTTTTGGTTTCATCCTAACGTCAGCAATGTTAACAGATATAGATCTGAGATTCCAACTAATCATGTGTAatgaaaaaggaacacacacacacacacgcacgcatacataaacgtgcgcgcatgcactgacgcgccccccctccccgacacataTGCACGAACAAATAATATAAAGATTATGCACCTAAACATAAACatcccaccccttcacacacacatatacacgcgcgcgcgcgcgagcgcgagtgcaagcaataaaaaacaaaacaaaagcaaaaaacaccaaaagacaccacctactattaCTCGCCATTACCACCATGAGACATTTAAAACAGAACATGCAACGTGGACAATGAACTGTCTGTGCAGAAGGCAGAGTGTCGTCGCCGAATTCGATGACCGGGGTCATCGATTAGACCACAGGCCCAGATTGGAAAACACCTACCGCCTGGGCCCTGACCCGGAGGAAACCTTCAAACCTCACTTGGTCAAACCAATCATGGAGAACATCTTGCAAGACCATCTGAAAGGCCAGGTGTACAACCAGCCCGCATGCCGCAAACTGTGCAAGAAAGTGGCCGGGAAGATCAAGTTGGCTATGAAGGCGTATGAGGGGATCTCCAAACGCTACAAGTTCGTGTCTCAAGTGTCCATCGGAGAGAACCGAAAACAGGGGGTGCAGGTGGCTTCTCGCTGTCTGTGGAACGCTGCCACGGATAACTTTGCCTCGGCCGCATTCACCAGCGATGAGCTGTTTGCTGTGGCAGTTTTGTACGCTGTGTACATGGACTAGTGGTGGACTTGAAATGGACACAAGAGAAAGTGGTGTTAAGGTGAAGTTGCTTAAAAGTAGAAAACCATCGCCCGAGAAAGCAGCAGGAGTAAACAGCATGGTACCACTGACagataaaatgaaagaagaagtaATCTTACGGAAATAAATAAATCcgtcgaaaaagaagaagaaattttggtatctgtctgtcttgtgttttaGAAAGAAGGTTGGacacgaaaaacaaaataattttgtgtgtgtgtgtgtgtgtgtgtgtgtgtgtgtgtgtgtgtgtgttgtctgttgccaTGATTCCCGCCAGCTGCCACTTTCTTTAGTCAGCCCCAACAAATAAAATGAGCGAACGAAGGAGAAAGATCCATGTGAAACGAGGCAGTCTGGTTTTGTTTATCAGCGTTTAATAAAATTTTAAGTGGGACAaagcaattttaaaaaaaaatgtatagtaATAATCCTAAAGGGTACTCGGTTTCCCTCTCTGCAAAGTGATTACAGTGTTTGACTGCGACCAAAGCAAGTGACGGCCGTTGCTTACTGGGAAGAACGAAGAATAAAACAGGCTGCTATCGCTGAgagcccacgctttctcgcgaTACCAGGGTTTATCGCCCAATGCTTTCTCTCACTGTACGAGAAAGCGTGGAATCCTCGCAGTCTCGCAAAAACGTACGTGTAGGGGCGCGCCCACACTTTCTGACAATGTACGAGAAAGCGTGGAAAGTCCCCcttattgtttttttaatacatttttatttgatttatttctaTCCAAAATACTTCCTTTGTCATCGGGTAGGTTTCTTGACACACATATAGGCCTAacggagaaatgagagagagaagagaaagtgacCACGACAACGACGGTCATAACAATGGTAGTGATAACGTTAGTGACGTCGATGGTGACGACACTTGAACTGTCACTATATAACAAGTAACGTTTTATTGCATGCCACATGAGAAAGAACATTCGAATGCGccaacctcaaattcaacatccgAAATAAAGCAAGCTACAAAATCATGGCGGAGTGTAAATAAACTTGCAGAAATATACACCAAGACGTGACTGAACCTGATCTTTACCGACAAAAGTTGGGAATGATATCGAAAGGAAACTACCCTGCGATAAAATATGGGCGGCTAACTATCCATGTTGCAATGGCAAGAAAAAGCTCCCGTCTGGGGAACAGCGGGTCATGCATTACCACTGAGTAACATCATTGAAGAATTCCACCTCTGcaactttttttgtcttcttctttgcttcGGCATGGTCAGGAAACATCTTCATGTgggtagtttcttcttcttcttcttagtagtagtagtagtagtagcagcaacagcagcagcagccggcgGTTGTCGGTTATGTACCTTTCACTGTAGCGACTTTCAGATTGAAAAACTCACACggtcatactgcccaggacatgcaggtgttaagggaaatgagcgagctgacagacttgctggtaacgcaacagcaacgagcggcctacatctaggaaaatcggaaatactcagaaaaagtcaaagaatatcaaaaagtacaggtacaaggccatcacaccatcgatcgcctcaaagaaataaaagcagagagagggagtggccgtaagtctaacatgaaaggtagagcacgatgctttgcaaatcaaacaaatattggcatcatttccaaaccaacattgcgcaaatttcttcaaaacggaacagggtctctgtgggctttcccaaatacaatagactgagcaacacactagacgccacgttcttggcatcagagatcttttcccatccctcttgcggccaatcagtggcagcctctgtgcatgtgtgtatgtgcgtgtttatgtgtatgtgtgggtctgtgtttttgagtgcgtttgtgcatgcgcgagggtgtaagtgtacacaagtgtcaggagagttctgcgtatgtgtgtgtgtgtgtgtgcgtgtgtgtgtgagggggaggtaggggtgcggaggtgagggggggggggggggggtagaggatgaggtatgtgagtgtatgcatgcctacactgtgggagcagcaGGACATTGgaacgtgcgagtgtgtgtgtgtatatatataatatatatatatatatatatatatatatctttgtatatatgtgggggggggggggatatgggcgtatgtgtgtgtgcttgtacaagtaagtgttcatctctgtgtgtttgtgtgtgtgtgtgtgtgccatggaagctgcgatacgtagcctagaaatgagtgtgtggaggagggggtagaggaggtgcagggtcatgtgtgtgagtgtgtgtgtgtgtgttggggctcatgtacgtttatgtgtatttgactgtgctttcatatctgtgaaactgcatgtttggtgcatatctgttatgcat from Babylonia areolata isolate BAREFJ2019XMU chromosome 1, ASM4173473v1, whole genome shotgun sequence includes these protein-coding regions:
- the LOC143279743 gene encoding dynein light chain Tctex-type protein 2B-like, coding for MQVVLSQMWNHAALKLNEKPLQRQSVVAEFDDRGHRLDHRPRLENTYRLGPDPEETFKPHLVKPIMENILQDHLKGQVYNQPACRKLCKKVAGKIKLAMKAYEGISKRYKFVSQVSIGENRKQGVQVASRCLWNAATDNFASAAFTSDELFAVAVLYAVYMD